ACCATCTCCTCGAGATGCTCCCGGCCTCGGCTCAGGTCGAGGATCGGGAGGGCGTCCGAGACCGACGTCGCCTTGAGTCCCAGGGACGCGACGTGCTCCAGGAGGCTCCCTGCGCTCTGCTCCAGGGTCACGTACAGGCCCGGGACGCCGGCGAGGGCGTTGTGGTACAGGACGTAGTAGGCGAGGGACGATTTCATCGTGCCGCTCGCGCCGCGGATCAGGATGACGTGGCCCTGGGGGATGCCGCCCCGCAAGACGTCGTCGTCGAATCCGCGGATGTGCGTCTTGACGAGGGCCCGGGCCATCGACGCCGCCTCACGGGCTCATGGCCCGCGTCACGCGGAATCGGCCGTCGTCGAGGACCATCGCCAGGTAGCCGGTCTCGTGGCGCGTGCCGCGCATCTTCACGACCCGCAGCCGCCGCTGCGCGTCGAGGTCGGAGACCATGTGCATCCGCAGATGGATCACGCCGTCCGAGAGGAAGTCCTCGTCCCAGCGTCCCTGGAGGACGTGGCCCGCGATCATCCAATCGGGGCGCTCCGTGATCACGAAGCTCGTGAGGTCCTGGTCCCGCAGCCACTCGAACAGGCGGTACATCTCCCGGCGGCGGTCTTTGAACTTCGCGAGGACTTCGAGGGCCTCGAGCGAGTCGATCGCGAGGAGGTCGAGGCCGCGCTGCGCCTGGATCGACGCGATGCCCGCCTGGAGCGCCTCGATCCAGTCCGGCCGCTCGCCGAGCAGGGTGGAGGCGGTCTTCGGGTCGAAGACGACGAGCGATCCGCGCGGCACATCGAGCTTCAGCCCGAGCGATCCCATCTGCTTGAGCAGGCTCGACGTCCGCTCCTCGAGGCTCAGGTAGAGGCAGTGGAGCCCTTCGCGTGCCGCGTTCTGGAGCAGGATCGAGAACGCCAACGAGGACTTCATCGTCCCGGGGGAGCCCTCGATGAGGACGACGTGACCCCACGGGACGCCCCCCTCGAGCGTGGGGTCGAGGCCCTCGACGAAGGTGCGGACGCGCGGAGGGCGGGCCGCCTTCTTCGGCGCGGGGGTGGGGACCGGACCCGCCGATTTCGGGCCCGGCGTCGGTGTCTCGGCCTCGGTCGGCGGCCCGACGACGTCTTCGAGGTCGACGAGCAGGTCCGCCGGGATCGCGTCGAAGGTCGCCGCGGGGGAATCGGCCTCGGGCGTCGGCTCCGAAGCCGGGGCCTCCGGGGTGGCCTCCTTCAACGCCGGGACCTTCGCCTCGAGTTCCTGCCGCTTCGCGAGCGCCCCGCGGTGGTCCGGCTTGAGTTCGAGGACCCTCGCGAAGCTCTTCATCGCCTCGGAGAGGTTCTGGAGGGACTCCAAGACGGCCCCGCGCTCCGCCCAGGTGTCCGCGTGGGCGGGGTTGATGCGCGATGCGCGGTCCAGAACGGCGGCGGCGGTCGGCAAGTCGTCGATCGCCTTCAGGACGCGTGCGAGGCCGAGCCACGCCTGTTCGTCGCTCGGGCTCAGCTCGAGGGACCGCAGGTACCCGACGGCGGCCTTGTAGGGTCGTTCGGTGCGGAGGTACGCCTCGGCCAGGAGGATCCACGACCGTCGGTCTTCGTCGTCGCGCGAGATCGCCTTCAACAACGGCTCGATGGCGTCGTCGAATCGCCGGTCGCGCAGGAGCGATACGGCGGATTCGAGCGAGCCCTCCGCCTCCCGACGCCCGCGGTCCGTCGGAGGCGGCCGTGCCTTCCCGGGGACGTACGGCTGGAAGCGCTGGCCGTCCGCCTGCGCCTTGGTCCGGATTTGGTCGATCGCCGCCGCAATTACGTCGGAGTTGTCTTCGATCGGGACCTCCGGAGGCGGGGTCACCTCGATGACGGTCGCCGTTTCGGGCGCGCCCGGGCCCTCCGGTCGGGCGGACGAGCCCTTGCCCACATCCCCGATCAGGGCGGTGAAGACCTCTCCGCTCATGACCCGTTGCAAGACGACCGGCGGGCGAACCGCGGCGCGGGCGGGGCCCTCTCGCAGCTTGCGGCCGCAGACCCGACACACGGCGGCGTCGGGCTTGTTCACCGAGCAACAACCGGGACACGGGAACGGTTCGGCCATCGTTCACCTAGGGGCTGATGACGGAGGTGACTTGGAACCGGCCGTCCTCGAACACAAGCGCGGAAAATCCCGTCTTGTGGTGGGACCCGCGCATCTTCACGATCCGGATCCGCCGCTGCACCTCGACGTCCGTGAGGGCGTGCATCTTGAGCTCGAGGATGCCGTCCGCGAGGAACGTCTCGTCGCGGCGCGGTCCCGGCGCCTCGATCCCGAAGAACGGCGCCTCGGACGCGGCTTCCGCCAGGACGACCGTCGTCGCGCCGAGGTCCCGCAGCCATTCGAAGAACCGGAAGAGCTCGGTCCGCCGATCCTCGAACTTCGCGAGGACTTCGAGGGCCTCGAGCGAATCGAGGACGACGAGGTCGATGCCTTCGATGTCCTTCTTCGTCTGCATGGTGCGGTGGAGGAATTCCATCCAAGGCTTCGTCGCGCTCTTGCCGAGGTCCTTCTGGATCGTGCCGACGTCGAGGATGTGGACCTCCCCCCGGACGGCCTCGACGTCGAACCCCATCGCCGCCATCTGGGCCTCGAGGCTCTTCCGCGTCTGCTCGAGGGAGACGTAGAGGCACTTCGCGCCGCGTTCGCGGGCGTTGCCATGGAGGATCGCGTAGGAGAGGGTGGACTTCATCGTGCCGGGCAAGCCCGAGACCAGTACGACATGGCCGACCGGCAGGCCGCCGCCGAGGGCGTCGTCCAGGCCGTCGATGTACGTCGGGATCTTCGTCGGCTCCAAGGCGTCACTTCCACTTCGCCCGCGTGAGCGTGATGCGGCACGGCCGGCCGAACCGTTCGAGCCTCCAATCGAAGTCGGCGTCCAGCCGGATGCGGAGCATCTCGGCCAAGGCGAACGCCCGGATGCAATGGACGGGCAGCCCCTCATCGTGGCGCATCGTGCAGACGCGGCGGTAGACGCACTTGTCCCCGATCTCCGCGTGGACGGAGTCGCCGACGGCGCGGAATGCGCTGTCGGTGCCGTCGAAAAAGCCGCTCTCATCCCCGGCCTGCATGTATTGCCGGCACGCCTCCGCCGGGTCGTCGGGCGCTTGGAACTGCGGCATGTTCGTGATTAGGAACTTGCGGAGGCCTTCCTCCTGGATCGTGCGAAGGAACAGCGGCGCGTTCCCCAAGCTCTCCGAGGCGCGAAGCATCCCGTACAAGAAAAAATCCAGCAACCGTTGGAGTCCCTCTTTCGTCGGCGGCATCGCTCACACCGACCTCATCCGGGACTCCGAAGGATTTCGTCCACCTGCTTCGCCGCCCGCTCCATCGCCATCAACACGAGGCCGAGGTTCGCGTCGTCGTACACCAGGGCGACGAGGAGCGCTTCCTCCCCCGCGCCGACGCTGAGCAGCTTCCCCTCTTCCGACTCGACGATCGCCCGCACGAATCGTCCCTGCGAGAGCTGGACCGTCGCCATCTCCGACGTCCCGACGATCGCGGCAGTCATCGCCGCCACCATCTTCGGGTCGACGCCGTCCGGCAAGGTGTGCGTCACGACGAGCCCGTCCCGCCGCACGACCGCCGCGGACTTGATGTCCGTCAGGTGCGAGAGCTCGTCGATCGTCTCTTCGATCCGCTCCCAGAGGTCCCTCACGCAAGCACCTCTTCGGACCGCAGGATGTCGGCGATCGACTGAACCGCTTTGTCGACGCTGAGCAGGATCAGCCCCATGTTCGCCTCGTGGCGGACCATCGTCACGAGGATCGCCTCGTCGCCCGCGCCGGTCGCCAGCATCTTCCCGACGTGCGTGTCGACGATTGATTGGCTGAACGAGCCCAGCCCCATCTCGCTGGCGGCCATCTCGGACGTCCCGACGATCGCCGCGGACATCGCTGCGATCTTCTTCGGGTCCATCGATTTCGGGAGGGCGTGGGCGATCAAGATGCCGTCCCGGCGGGCGATCGTCACACCGAGGATGTCCGGGACCCGACGCAACTCCGCCAAGACCGCCCGCAGCCGGAGGCTCGGATCGTCGACCGTCTCACCTCACCCCGATGATCATCTCGGCAAGCAGCAGCAAGGCGTCCCGCAGCCCCTTGTTCTCCGTCGCGATGGTCGGGACGACCGCGACCTCCTCCGGCAGATCCATCCGGTGGGCGATCTCCTCCGCCGCCATTGCGCCGGGCAGGTCGCTCTTGTTCGCGAGCACGACGTATGGGATGCGCGGGCCGACGAGGTCGAGCATCTGCTTCGCCCGCGGGAGGTCTTCCGGATGGGTCGCGTCGACGACGAGGAGGACGCCGCTCACCTCCCGCGCGAAGATCTTGAAGATGAATTCGAAGCGCTCCTGACCGGGCGTGCCGAAGATCTCGGCCTCGACCCCCGTGACGTTCACACTGCCGTAGTCGAACGCGACCGTCGTGCCCATCCGGTCGATGCTGATCGATTTCTCGGAGAGGGATCGCACGACCGTCGACTTGCCCGCGTTGAAGGGACCGGTGACCAGGATGCGCGGGAAGTACACCGTCAAGCCGATGAGGTCCTTGAACGCGTACGGGATCCAGTTCGTCTGGATGCCGTCCGCCTGCATCTGGGAGATCCGCATCGAGTTCCGGACGATGCCGCCCCGGAGGGACGACTGGAACTCGACGACGAAGTCGGACATCGAGCGGATCTGCTGGAGGTCTGCCTCCATCAGGGTCCAGTTGATGAACAGGAAGCAGATCACGGAACCGGCCCTCCGGGCCGCGTCGATCAGGTCCCTCCAGAGGCGCATGACATCCTCCTTGGGGAACCGGTCGATCAGGAACTCCATCGAGTCGATGATGATGCGCGACGGATGCTCCGCGTCGATTGCGGCTCGAATCGTGTCCGCGATGTTCGCGAGGCTCCCGACGTCCGCGATGCGGTACCGCTCCTGGCTCGGCAGGAGCATCTGGGACGACGTCGCGTCGACGAACACCAGCTTGCTGGCGCTCACCGCGCCGAAGCGCCGCAGCTCGTTCCGCGCCAGCTGGGGCGCGCGGAAGAAGTCGACGTACAGCGAGGTCTCGCCGGCCTTCGCTCCCTGGACGGCGAGGTTCTCGCCGAAGATCCGCTTCTCCGTCGGCTTGTCGCTGAACAGCAGCAACGTCGAGGGCCGGGGGAAGCCGCCCCCGAGGCGCTCGTCGAGCACCGGGATGCCCGTCTTCGCCCGCGCGTCCGTGGGCCGCGGCGAGGCCATCACATCCGCACCTCCTGAACCGGCAGCTGCAGGAACGGATGCCATGACGCGTCGACATGGAGGCCGCGCAGGTGGTGGATCCGGACCTCGCGGTCCATCGAGTCCGTGAAGCGCATCTCGACGACGCCGTCGACGAGGGACCGGAGGAGGTTCGTCGTCATGGGCTCGTGGACGCCATCCTGGACGGCGTAGAGGATGAACCCGAGGTTCGTCTTCGCGCGCGAGGTGACGATCTGGAAGAACTTCGCGATCGCCTGGGTGGAGTTGTGCAGGAACAGCGTCGAGATCGTGTAGAAGTAGATCCGGACGGGCGTCCCGAGCTCCTGCGCAGCCTTCGACATCGCCATCCCGATGCCTTCGAGGTTCGAGAAGCTCGACACGAGGAACGTCTTCTTCCCGACGACCGGCTCGGGCCGTTCCGACGACATCGCGCTGTAGCAGTCGACGAAGACGAACGACTTGCCCTCGTTCGCATCGAGGTCGAGGCGCAACGCCTTCGCCCGCACGCGCACCTCGTTCGGGTGGAGGTCGAGGGTCACGAAGACGACGCGCTCGCCCGACCGCAGCGATTCGCGGACCTGCGCGAGGACGTACTCGAGCTTGCCGACGCCGGGCGGGCCGGCGAGGAGGATCGAGTAGTTCGTCGGGAACCGGTCCTCCATGTCAGGACACCTCGCACCGGGCTCCCGCTCGCCCGCTCGAGGGTGTTGGCTGATTCACCGATCCGCGCGATGTTCCGTTTTGCAATATATACAGCGTGCCCTAGTTCTCAGGCCTGAGAATCCGCGCGTCCTCGGGGGAAAAGCCGGCGGAGGGCGCGGCGAGGAAAGCCTATTACGCGAGGGCCCTATCGGGCGCGGGATGCCTCCCGGCGCGGTCGAGCTGAGCTATCTCGAAAAGAGGGTCCTCCTGGCCCTCGGAGACCGGAAGCGGGCGACGCCGGAGGAGATTCGTTCAGCGGGCCGGTTCCGCGAGCTCGTCGAGGTGATGAACGCGGCCTCGTGGCTCCGGTCGAAAGGGCTCGTCTCGATGAAGGAACGCGTCGTGCGGGCGTACAAGCTCGGGCGGCCCGGCGTCGCCCGAACCCCGCTTCCGGAGCGGAAGGCGCTGAAGGCGGCGCTGAAAGCGGGCGGGCGGATCGAGGTGACGCGCCTCAAGGCCGCCTGCAAGTTCGGCGACGGGGACCTGGCCGTCGCCCTCGGCTGGCTCCGGCGGAAGGGATGGGCGGACGTCGACCGACGGGCCGGTGGCGCCGTCGTCGTCGTGACGGCCGAAGGCACGGCAGCCGTGGGGTCGAAAGGGCCCGACGAGGTCCTCTTGGCGCGGCTCGCGAAGGAGGAACTCTCCGAGGACGCGATCGACCCGAAGGTCCTCCGGGACCTGAAGTCCCGCCGCGACCTCGTGCGCGAGCGGGAATCCGTCCGGCGGGAAATCGCCCTGACGTCCGCAGGCGAACGGGTCCTCGCCGCCGGGATCGAACTGAAGGAGGAAGTCGCGCAACCGACGACGGACCTCCTGCGATCGGGGAAGTGGAGGCACGTCGAGTTCCGGCGGTACGACGCCCGAGCCTTCGCTCCCCTCGTCCGGCCTGGGAAGCGGCACGTCCTCGGCGCGTACATCGAGAAGATCCGTCGGATCTTCCTGAGCATGGGCTTCACGGAGATCGAGGGCGATTTCGTCCAATCTTCGTTCTGGAACTTCGACGCGCTCTTCCAGCCGCAAGACCACCCCGCGCGAGACCAGCTCGACACGTTCTACCTCGCGACGCCGGCGACGCGCCCCCTCCCGGGCGAGGACCTCGTGCGCCGCATCGCGGAGGTCCACGAGACCGGGGGCGACACCGGGAGCACGGGATGGCGGTACGCGTGGGACCGGAAGGAGGCGGAGCGCGCGGTGCTCCGATCGCACACGACGCCGGTCACGCTGAGGTGGCTGTCCGAGCATCCGGACCCGCCGCAGAAGGCGTTTATCATCGGCCGCAACTTCCGGCCCGACGCGGTCGACTGGAAGCACTTGCCCGAGTTCCACCAAATCGAGGGCGTCGTCATGGAGGAGGGCGCGAACCTCGCGCAGCTCATCGGCGTGATTGAGGAATTCTACCGCCGGCTCGGCTTCACGCGGGTGAAGTTCCGGCCCGGCTATTTCCCGTACACGGAGCCGAGCATGGAGCCGGAGGGTCAGCTGCCCGACGGCCGATGGCTCGAACTCGGCGGGAGCGGCATCTTCCGGCCGGAAGTCGCCGGCCCGCTCGGCCTGGGGACGCCCGTCCTCGCCTGGGGGCTCGGGCTCGAGAGAGTCATCATGGCGATCGAGGGCATCACGGACATCCGGCAGCTGTACCTGAGCGATCTGGACTGGCTCCGGGATCACCGCGCGATCGTCTGACCGCTCGGCCGAGGCGTTGAGATTCACGCAGGAATCTTTATCTGCGATTCGGGACTCTGCGCCGCGACCGCCCATGTCCGCCGACGAGGAGATCGCCGCGGGGGAACAGGCCCTGGGTCAGCTCGATTACGATTCCGCGTACAAGCATTTCGACAAGGCAATCAAGGCGGACCCGAAGAACGCGATCGCCCACTTCGGGAAGGCGGAGGCCGCGCTGGGCGTGCCGAAGGCCGAGACCGACGAGATCCTCGGGCTCTACAAGAAGGCGATCGAACTCGATGGCGAGAACCCGGCGTACCGGGATGCGCTCGCCTCGTTCTCCGTCGACCTCGGCCGATTCAACGAGGCGGAGGAGCAGTACAACGCGGCCGCGAAGCTCGACGAGGAGAATGCGGCGTTCTACTGGTCCGAGTTCGCGATCCAGTACGCGCGCAAGGCGCCCGTGATCATGGAGCAATTCCTGGACGACAAGACGCGGGACATGATCCGCCAGAAGGCCCTCACGTACGCGTTGAAGGCGCTCGGTATCGAGAAGGAAGACGCGAAGCGGCTCCTCTAGCCTAGGCCCGGACGCCCGGCCGCCGCGCGCCTCGCCCGGTGAGGCATTCGACGCACACCGCGCCGACGAGGTGCTCGTCGCACGCGGGCCGCCCGCAACTCATGCAGGACCGAAGCGTCGGCCGGCGGCAGATGTGGCAGAGCGTGGCGACCGCCATCGCCCCCCGGTATCGGCGGTCGAGGCCATCAGGCTTTGCCGTCCCGGGTCCCCGCCGTAAGCATGCTTACGGACTCCCTCGTTGGGCGGCCCGGCGCCGGAACGCCTCCACCTGGTCGGGGTCGATCGCGACGCGGGCCGTCGTCACGATGGCCCCGAGGCCGCGGAGCTTCTCGCCGAGCTCGACCGCGAGGGCTGCCGGGACCAAGAAGACGGACTGCCCGATCCAGACGACCCCCGGGCGGGCCACCTAGGGCGGGGGCGCGCTCGGCCCCGCGTCCTTCCGGCCGAAGATCAGGTGCGCGACCCGGACGGACGCGGTGCGGTTGATTCGCGAGACGTCGTACGACAGGAGCACGGACGGCGCGGTCGGATGGCGGGCGAGGGTTGGGGTCATGTACTTCTATATGCCAGAGCTATATTATAGCCCTTTCCGGGAGGGGTGGGCGAAAGTACTCGGCGAAGGCGAGGGCCACGCCGCCTCAAACGGCACCGCCACGTAAGCATGCTAACGGGCCATTCCGGGGGCCTCCGTCACCAAGTCCATGGCCCCGAGCGCCTCCGTAAGCATGCTAACGCCGCGGCGCGGGCACCTGCGGACGATCCTGCGGCCCTACAGGGCGCGCAGCTCCCCGAACGTCGTCGAGCGCTCCGCGAACGCGTTGTGCTTGTGAATCGACTCTTCCGCTTCGGACTTGACCCGCACCCACGTCGCGTCGGGCATCTTCGGGTACCGGTTCAAGAGGCGATCGAGCACGGCCCGCACGACGTCCTCGACGAACTTCGGATTGCGGTGGGCCAATTCGACGAGCCGTCCTTCGTCGGGACGCTTCAGGAGGCCGTACGTCGGCGCGGACAGCGACTCCTCGACGATGTCGATGAGCTCGTCCGCCTCGATGTCGTGGCCCGGCGGCTCTTGGAGGATGACGGTCGTCCGGTTGCGCTGGTTGTGCGTGATGATCGGGATGCCATCGGGCCACCGCTCGAGCTCGGGACGGGCCTTGAGGATGTCGTCCCGGACGATCTCCATCGCGCACGGGCACGCGGTCATGCCGACGACCTCGACCCCGATCGACCGTTCGACCTCAGGCTCGCCGCGCCGGCCGTCCGCCCTCGCGACCAGCTGGTAGGGCTCGAGCGAGGTGCGGCCCCATGGCGACGTCCGCTCGAGGAAGTACGCCGCGCTCGCCCAGACCTCCGAGGTCGTCGCGTACTCGTGCCGTTTCAGGAGCGAGCGCGCGATCGTCTCCGTGAGCTCCTCGAGGCTGCCGACCGGCTCGCGCACGGATCGATCGACGACCTCGTTGATCGCCTCGAGGTTCCTCGACAGGTGCGAGCCCTTCTGGTCCGGCGGCAGGTCGACGAAGACGTCCAAGGTGGTCGTGAGGGTGACGGACCGGTTCGGCCGGCGCACTTGCACGGGCTTCAAGACGCCCGTGACGCCGACCTTGTTCAGCCGGTACGCGGTCGGCACGCGCTCGTTCTGCACGTCTATCGGGATGGTTCGACCCCGGCCGGCTTAGGGTCCGGTCGGCTTAAAACTTGCCGCCCTCAGACGTGGAGCGTCTTCCACTTCCCGCGCCGGAAGTGGTGCGAGATTACGGCAGCGCGGTACCAGTACTCGATCACAAGGGGGATCCACACGCCTACGATCCCGAATCCTAGGACGAAGCCGAACACGAGGGAAAGCGGCAGGCGGATCGCGTAGATGCCGCTCAGGGATGTCATGAGGGGGAATCGCGTGTCGCCCGCGCCGCGCAGCGCCCCGTCGATCGCGAAGAACGCGCCGACCGCGGGGATGCTCACCGCGTGGATCCGGATGAACGTCACGGTCCACGAGACGACGACCGCGTCGCCGATGAAGACCCGAGCGATCGGCTCGGCGAGGAGGAAGATCGCCAGGGCGATGACCGTCATGACGCCGATCGAGAGTTTCGCGGCCTCCCAGCCGCTCCGTTCCGCATCGTCGGGCTGGCGCGCGCCGAGGTTCTGGCCGACGAGCGCCGTCGCCGCGATCGCGAAACCGAATCCGGGCATGAACGCGAAGCTCTGGATCCGCAAGCCGATCTGATGGGCCGCGAGGATCTCCGTGCCGAACACGACGACCATCCCGACCCACACGAGGAACGCGACCTGGAGGAGGATCTGCTCGAGCGCCGCGGGCCACCCGATCCGGAAGATGCGGCGCACGGTGTCCATGTGGACCCAATCGCCACGGACGGAGAGCTTGAGGCGGTTCTTCCCGCGGATGAAGATGACCACCAGGAGCACGGCCCCGACGATGTACGAGATCGATGTGCCGATTGCCGCGCCCGGGACGCCGAGTCGCGGCACGTACGCGTTCCCGTAGATCAGGTTCACGTTGATCCCGAAGTTCACGACGTTCACGAGGACGCCGATCCAGAGCGGCGTGACGGTGTCGCCGGCGCCTCGAAGCGCCGCGCCTCCCAGGAACGCGATGAACTGGAAGAAGACGACGAGCGAGATGATGCGGATGTACGCGCTCCCGAGCGCCACGACGTCCGGGGCCGCTCCGAAGGCGGCGAGCATCGGCT
This Thermoplasmata archaeon DNA region includes the following protein-coding sequences:
- a CDS encoding ATPase domain-containing protein — translated: MAEPFPCPGCCSVNKPDAAVCRVCGRKLREGPARAAVRPPVVLQRVMSGEVFTALIGDVGKGSSARPEGPGAPETATVIEVTPPPEVPIEDNSDVIAAAIDQIRTKAQADGQRFQPYVPGKARPPPTDRGRREAEGSLESAVSLLRDRRFDDAIEPLLKAISRDDEDRRSWILLAEAYLRTERPYKAAVGYLRSLELSPSDEQAWLGLARVLKAIDDLPTAAAVLDRASRINPAHADTWAERGAVLESLQNLSEAMKSFARVLELKPDHRGALAKRQELEAKVPALKEATPEAPASEPTPEADSPAATFDAIPADLLVDLEDVVGPPTEAETPTPGPKSAGPVPTPAPKKAARPPRVRTFVEGLDPTLEGGVPWGHVVLIEGSPGTMKSSLAFSILLQNAAREGLHCLYLSLEERTSSLLKQMGSLGLKLDVPRGSLVVFDPKTASTLLGERPDWIEALQAGIASIQAQRGLDLLAIDSLEALEVLAKFKDRRREMYRLFEWLRDQDLTSFVITERPDWMIAGHVLQGRWDEDFLSDGVIHLRMHMVSDLDAQRRLRVVKMRGTRHETGYLAMVLDDGRFRVTRAMSP
- a CDS encoding ATPase domain-containing protein, which produces MEPTKIPTYIDGLDDALGGGLPVGHVVLVSGLPGTMKSTLSYAILHGNARERGAKCLYVSLEQTRKSLEAQMAAMGFDVEAVRGEVHILDVGTIQKDLGKSATKPWMEFLHRTMQTKKDIEGIDLVVLDSLEALEVLAKFEDRRTELFRFFEWLRDLGATTVVLAEAASEAPFFGIEAPGPRRDETFLADGILELKMHALTDVEVQRRIRIVKMRGSHHKTGFSALVFEDGRFQVTSVISP
- a CDS encoding roadblock/LC7 domain-containing protein — its product is MRDLWERIEETIDELSHLTDIKSAAVVRRDGLVVTHTLPDGVDPKMVAAMTAAIVGTSEMATVQLSQGRFVRAIVESEEGKLLSVGAGEEALLVALVYDDANLGLVLMAMERAAKQVDEILRSPG
- a CDS encoding roadblock/LC7 domain-containing protein, whose amino-acid sequence is MAELRRVPDILGVTIARRDGILIAHALPKSMDPKKIAAMSAAIVGTSEMAASEMGLGSFSQSIVDTHVGKMLATGAGDEAILVTMVRHEANMGLILLSVDKAVQSIADILRSEEVLA
- a CDS encoding ATPase domain-containing protein translates to MASPRPTDARAKTGIPVLDERLGGGFPRPSTLLLFSDKPTEKRIFGENLAVQGAKAGETSLYVDFFRAPQLARNELRRFGAVSASKLVFVDATSSQMLLPSQERYRIADVGSLANIADTIRAAIDAEHPSRIIIDSMEFLIDRFPKEDVMRLWRDLIDAARRAGSVICFLFINWTLMEADLQQIRSMSDFVVEFQSSLRGGIVRNSMRISQMQADGIQTNWIPYAFKDLIGLTVYFPRILVTGPFNAGKSTVVRSLSEKSISIDRMGTTVAFDYGSVNVTGVEAEIFGTPGQERFEFIFKIFAREVSGVLLVVDATHPEDLPRAKQMLDLVGPRIPYVVLANKSDLPGAMAAEEIAHRMDLPEEVAVVPTIATENKGLRDALLLLAEMIIGVR
- a CDS encoding ATPase domain-containing protein, whose protein sequence is MEDRFPTNYSILLAGPPGVGKLEYVLAQVRESLRSGERVVFVTLDLHPNEVRVRAKALRLDLDANEGKSFVFVDCYSAMSSERPEPVVGKKTFLVSSFSNLEGIGMAMSKAAQELGTPVRIYFYTISTLFLHNSTQAIAKFFQIVTSRAKTNLGFILYAVQDGVHEPMTTNLLRSLVDGVVEMRFTDSMDREVRIHHLRGLHVDASWHPFLQLPVQEVRM
- a CDS encoding phenylalanine--tRNA ligase subunit alpha, producing MPPGAVELSYLEKRVLLALGDRKRATPEEIRSAGRFRELVEVMNAASWLRSKGLVSMKERVVRAYKLGRPGVARTPLPERKALKAALKAGGRIEVTRLKAACKFGDGDLAVALGWLRRKGWADVDRRAGGAVVVVTAEGTAAVGSKGPDEVLLARLAKEELSEDAIDPKVLRDLKSRRDLVRERESVRREIALTSAGERVLAAGIELKEEVAQPTTDLLRSGKWRHVEFRRYDARAFAPLVRPGKRHVLGAYIEKIRRIFLSMGFTEIEGDFVQSSFWNFDALFQPQDHPARDQLDTFYLATPATRPLPGEDLVRRIAEVHETGGDTGSTGWRYAWDRKEAERAVLRSHTTPVTLRWLSEHPDPPQKAFIIGRNFRPDAVDWKHLPEFHQIEGVVMEEGANLAQLIGVIEEFYRRLGFTRVKFRPGYFPYTEPSMEPEGQLPDGRWLELGGSGIFRPEVAGPLGLGTPVLAWGLGLERVIMAIEGITDIRQLYLSDLDWLRDHRAIV
- a CDS encoding tetratricopeptide repeat protein, giving the protein MSADEEIAAGEQALGQLDYDSAYKHFDKAIKADPKNAIAHFGKAEAALGVPKAETDEILGLYKKAIELDGENPAYRDALASFSVDLGRFNEAEEQYNAAAKLDEENAAFYWSEFAIQYARKAPVIMEQFLDDKTRDMIRQKALTYALKALGIEKEDAKRLL
- the mptA gene encoding GTP cyclohydrolase MptA; its protein translation is MQNERVPTAYRLNKVGVTGVLKPVQVRRPNRSVTLTTTLDVFVDLPPDQKGSHLSRNLEAINEVVDRSVREPVGSLEELTETIARSLLKRHEYATTSEVWASAAYFLERTSPWGRTSLEPYQLVARADGRRGEPEVERSIGVEVVGMTACPCAMEIVRDDILKARPELERWPDGIPIITHNQRNRTTVILQEPPGHDIEADELIDIVEESLSAPTYGLLKRPDEGRLVELAHRNPKFVEDVVRAVLDRLLNRYPKMPDATWVRVKSEAEESIHKHNAFAERSTTFGELRAL
- a CDS encoding MATE family efflux transporter yields the protein MATATAGATSARTSVFGLAWPVMVANLLQTLTTTIDVIMVGSLGAEAPAAVAAVGFGGQFIFLFFSIMISVSAGTIALVARAIGAGDVEEANRVLKQSLVLGALLSLPLTLFGLVFAEPMLAAFGAAPDVVALGSAYIRIISLVVFFQFIAFLGGAALRGAGDTVTPLWIGVLVNVVNFGINVNLIYGNAYVPRLGVPGAAIGTSISYIVGAVLLVVIFIRGKNRLKLSVRGDWVHMDTVRRIFRIGWPAALEQILLQVAFLVWVGMVVVFGTEILAAHQIGLRIQSFAFMPGFGFAIAATALVGQNLGARQPDDAERSGWEAAKLSIGVMTVIALAIFLLAEPIARVFIGDAVVVSWTVTFIRIHAVSIPAVGAFFAIDGALRGAGDTRFPLMTSLSGIYAIRLPLSLVFGFVLGFGIVGVWIPLVIEYWYRAAVISHHFRRGKWKTLHV